A genome region from Hemitrygon akajei chromosome 14, sHemAka1.3, whole genome shotgun sequence includes the following:
- the LOC140738875 gene encoding legumain-like has product MAGMDAVPQCDVPVVVLQNRIKAATDLEQREKLQKDLDHLLKVREQIVQAVRQIVTLATDSTEQADRVLTAKLRLTERENYRAAVEHFQMRCFDWHKPEYEYALHQLGPFANLCVEQVPLTRIKEAIDQVSEKLKN; this is encoded by the exons ATGGCAGGAATGGACGCTGTGCCACAGTGCGATGTACCTGTTGTTGTCCTTCAGAACAGGATCAAAGCTGCAACGGATCTGGAGCagagggaaaagctgcagaaagaccTGGACCATCTCCTTAAG GTGAGAGAACAGATCGTGCAGGCCGTGCGGCAGATTGTGACTCTGGCCACCGACTCCACCGAGCAGGCTGACCGTGTGCTCACCGCCAAGTTACGCCTGACAGAGCGGGAGAACTACCGCGCCGCGGTGGAGCATTTCCAAATGCGCTGCTTCGACTGGCACAAGCCGGAG TATGAATATGCTCTTCACCAGCTGGGGCCTTTCGCCAATTTATGCGTGGAGCAGGTCCCACTGACACG GATTAAGGAAGCAATTGACCAAGTGAGTGAGAAGCTGAAGAACTGA